The following proteins are encoded in a genomic region of Ammospiza caudacuta isolate bAmmCau1 chromosome 3, bAmmCau1.pri, whole genome shotgun sequence:
- the ADGRF4 gene encoding adhesion G protein-coupled receptor F4 isoform X2 encodes MMDVRVIYCLLFWAAHFFVAVPYTTPRVLGNESKTGYEQDACINLIPCQDNGAICIQPCSPSFHGETSFVCEDRKWQMLSDACASLDVQSLFQRISQSELPCSGGHLPFLGGGKLGPGKLGDGAKHFGAGNHSCQADFSCIIPDILSSPAIPGNIADIVELLKKISLLLSENVTRGKMQSYSRIANHILNSSIISNWAFVKDRNAGSILLDSVNLFAGKLLLRNGSESIQEPFIATKGYSIHRNTSGKSFDFSMEFNSTGNITGHVVIPEQELLRLPRASKAISVAFPTLGAILETNRPDPAVVNGMVLSVSLPEELQSILLTFEKLNKLEQVGAQCVGWHSAERRWDPRVCQVRAHNASAVVCVCAHRRRTYGAFSILMAPAVPRSSLLDYITRVGLGLSLLSLVLCLVIEAVVWQHVTKTEITYMRHFCLVNIAASLLVADVLFILAAIVHNAALNYQLCVAATFFLHFFYLALFFWMFTLGLLILYGLLLIFFKITRAAFLVAAFSIGYGCPLVISVLTVAITEPKNGYLRSGACWLNWYETKALLAFVVPALSIIVMNLIVVVVVVVKTGRSSLGEGCKSQDLSSMIRVSKNVALLTPLLGLTWGFGLATIIDSRSLAFHVVFALLNAFQGFFILLFGTLLDRKTRETLRMNCFSSRRKWGLEKS; translated from the exons ATGATGGATGTAAGGGTGATCTACTGCCTGCTTTTTTGGGCTGCACACTTCTTCGTGGCTGTGCCATACACCACTCCCAGG GTTCTTGGTAACGAATCAAAGACTGGTTATGAGCAAG ATGCCTGTATAAATCTCATTCCCTGCCAAGATAATGGAGCAATTTGTATTCAGCCTTGCTCTCCCTCCTTCCATGGGGAGACAAGCTTTGTCTGTGAGGACAGAAAGTGGCAGATGCTGTCAGATGCTTGTGCAAGCCTGGATGTTCAGTCCCTTTTTCAG AGGATATCCCAAAGTGAACTCCCATGCTCTGGAGGACATCTTCCTTTTTTAGGAGGAGGAAAGCTAGGGCCTGGGAAACTTGGAGATGGAGCAAAACATTTTGGTGCTGGGAATCATAGCTGCCAAGCTGATTTTTCATGCATCATCCCAGATATCCTGTCTTCACCAGCCATCCCAGGAAACATTGCTGATATAGTGGAATTGCTAAAGAAGATTTCCCTGCTGCTATCAGAGAATGTCACTAGAGGAAAAATGCAG AGCTACAGCAGGATAGCAAACCATATTCTGAATAGCTCCATCATTTCTAACTGGGCTTTTGTGAAGGACAGAAATGCTGGTTCAATATTACTGGACTCGGTGAATTTATTTGCTGGGAAACTTCTTCTAAGGAATGGGTCAGAAAGTATCCAGGAGCCCTTCATCGCCACCAAAGGCTACAGCATACACCGAAACACTTCAGGAAAGAGCTTTGACTTTTCCATGGAGTTCAACAGCACAGGCAATATTACTGGCCACGTGGTGattccagagcaggagctgctgaggttGCCCAGGGCTTCCAAAGCCATCAGCGTTGCATTTCCAACGCTCGGAGCCATCCTGGAGACGAACCGGCCGGACCCCGCTGTTGTGAACGGGATGGTGCTGTCGGTGTCACTGCCAGAGGAGCTCCAGAGCATTTTGCTCACCTTTGAGAAGCTGAACAAGCTGGAGCAGGTGGGGGCTCAGTGCGTGGGGTGGCACTCGGCCGAGCGGCGCTGGGACCCGCGGGTGTGCCAGGTGCGCGCGCACAACGCCAGCGCCGTGGTTTGTGTCTGCGCCCACCGGCGCCGCACCTATGGAGCCTTCTCCATCCTGATGGCCCCGGCCGTGCCACGGAGCTCCCTGCTGGACTACATCACACGGGTGGGCCTGGGGCTGTCCCTTCTCAGCCTGGTCCTTTGCCTCGTCATCGAGGCCGTGGTGTGGCAGCACGTCACCAAAACTGAAATCACCTACATGCGCCACTTCTGCTTGGTCAACATCGCTGCGTCACTTCTTGTCGCTGATGTCCTGTTCATCCTGGCAGCCATTGTGCACAATGCAGCCCTGAACTACCAGCTGTGTGTGGCAGccacttttttccttcactttttcTATCTTGCCCTGTTTTTTTGGATGTTTACCCTGGGCCTCTTAATTCTCTATggattattattaattttttttaagataacaAGAGCTGCGTTCTTAGTTGCAGCATTCTCTATTGGATATGGATGTCCCTTGGTCATATCTGTCCTCACTGTTGCTATTACTGAACCAAAAAATGGGTATTTAAGGAGTGGAGCTTGCTGGCTCAATTGGTATGAGACAAAAGCGCTTTTGGCTTTTGTTGTACCTGCCCTAAGCATCATTGTGATGAATCTCATTGTGGTGGTCGTGGTTGTGGTGAAGACTGGGAGATCCTCCCTTGGAGAAGGCTGCAAGTCACAAGATTTGAGCAGCATGATCCGAGTCAGCAAAAACGTTGCCCTTCTGACACCTCTGCTGGGCCTCACCTGGGGCTTTGGCTTAGCCACAATCATCGACAGCCGCTCTCTGGCCTTCCACGTCGTGTTTGCACTGCTGAACGCCTTCCAG
- the ADGRF4 gene encoding adhesion G protein-coupled receptor F4 isoform X1, with the protein MMDVRVIYCLLFWAAHFFVAVPYTTPRVLGNESKTGYEQDACINLIPCQDNGAICIQPCSPSFHGETSFVCEDRKWQMLSDACASLDVQSLFQRISQSELPCSGGHLPFLGGGKLGPGKLGDGAKHFGAGNHSCQADFSCIIPDILSSPAIPGNIADIVELLKKISLLLSENVTRGKMQSYSRIANHILNSSIISNWAFVKDRNAGSILLDSVNLFAGKLLLRNGSESIQEPFIATKGYSIHRNTSGKSFDFSMEFNSTGNITGHVVIPEQELLRLPRASKAISVAFPTLGAILETNRPDPAVVNGMVLSVSLPEELQSILLTFEKLNKLEQVGAQCVGWHSAERRWDPRVCQVRAHNASAVVCVCAHRRRTYGAFSILMAPAVPRSSLLDYITRVGLGLSLLSLVLCLVIEAVVWQHVTKTEITYMRHFCLVNIAASLLVADVLFILAAIVHNAALNYQLCVAATFFLHFFYLALFFWMFTLGLLILYGLLLIFFKITRAAFLVAAFSIGYGCPLVISVLTVAITEPKNGYLRSGACWLNWYETKALLAFVVPALSIIVMNLIVVVVVVVKTGRSSLGEGCKSQDLSSMIRVSKNVALLTPLLGLTWGFGLATIIDSRSLAFHVVFALLNAFQGFFILLFGTLLDRKTRETLRMNCFSSRRKWGLEKVKAIYFPVNG; encoded by the exons ATGATGGATGTAAGGGTGATCTACTGCCTGCTTTTTTGGGCTGCACACTTCTTCGTGGCTGTGCCATACACCACTCCCAGG GTTCTTGGTAACGAATCAAAGACTGGTTATGAGCAAG ATGCCTGTATAAATCTCATTCCCTGCCAAGATAATGGAGCAATTTGTATTCAGCCTTGCTCTCCCTCCTTCCATGGGGAGACAAGCTTTGTCTGTGAGGACAGAAAGTGGCAGATGCTGTCAGATGCTTGTGCAAGCCTGGATGTTCAGTCCCTTTTTCAG AGGATATCCCAAAGTGAACTCCCATGCTCTGGAGGACATCTTCCTTTTTTAGGAGGAGGAAAGCTAGGGCCTGGGAAACTTGGAGATGGAGCAAAACATTTTGGTGCTGGGAATCATAGCTGCCAAGCTGATTTTTCATGCATCATCCCAGATATCCTGTCTTCACCAGCCATCCCAGGAAACATTGCTGATATAGTGGAATTGCTAAAGAAGATTTCCCTGCTGCTATCAGAGAATGTCACTAGAGGAAAAATGCAG AGCTACAGCAGGATAGCAAACCATATTCTGAATAGCTCCATCATTTCTAACTGGGCTTTTGTGAAGGACAGAAATGCTGGTTCAATATTACTGGACTCGGTGAATTTATTTGCTGGGAAACTTCTTCTAAGGAATGGGTCAGAAAGTATCCAGGAGCCCTTCATCGCCACCAAAGGCTACAGCATACACCGAAACACTTCAGGAAAGAGCTTTGACTTTTCCATGGAGTTCAACAGCACAGGCAATATTACTGGCCACGTGGTGattccagagcaggagctgctgaggttGCCCAGGGCTTCCAAAGCCATCAGCGTTGCATTTCCAACGCTCGGAGCCATCCTGGAGACGAACCGGCCGGACCCCGCTGTTGTGAACGGGATGGTGCTGTCGGTGTCACTGCCAGAGGAGCTCCAGAGCATTTTGCTCACCTTTGAGAAGCTGAACAAGCTGGAGCAGGTGGGGGCTCAGTGCGTGGGGTGGCACTCGGCCGAGCGGCGCTGGGACCCGCGGGTGTGCCAGGTGCGCGCGCACAACGCCAGCGCCGTGGTTTGTGTCTGCGCCCACCGGCGCCGCACCTATGGAGCCTTCTCCATCCTGATGGCCCCGGCCGTGCCACGGAGCTCCCTGCTGGACTACATCACACGGGTGGGCCTGGGGCTGTCCCTTCTCAGCCTGGTCCTTTGCCTCGTCATCGAGGCCGTGGTGTGGCAGCACGTCACCAAAACTGAAATCACCTACATGCGCCACTTCTGCTTGGTCAACATCGCTGCGTCACTTCTTGTCGCTGATGTCCTGTTCATCCTGGCAGCCATTGTGCACAATGCAGCCCTGAACTACCAGCTGTGTGTGGCAGccacttttttccttcactttttcTATCTTGCCCTGTTTTTTTGGATGTTTACCCTGGGCCTCTTAATTCTCTATggattattattaattttttttaagataacaAGAGCTGCGTTCTTAGTTGCAGCATTCTCTATTGGATATGGATGTCCCTTGGTCATATCTGTCCTCACTGTTGCTATTACTGAACCAAAAAATGGGTATTTAAGGAGTGGAGCTTGCTGGCTCAATTGGTATGAGACAAAAGCGCTTTTGGCTTTTGTTGTACCTGCCCTAAGCATCATTGTGATGAATCTCATTGTGGTGGTCGTGGTTGTGGTGAAGACTGGGAGATCCTCCCTTGGAGAAGGCTGCAAGTCACAAGATTTGAGCAGCATGATCCGAGTCAGCAAAAACGTTGCCCTTCTGACACCTCTGCTGGGCCTCACCTGGGGCTTTGGCTTAGCCACAATCATCGACAGCCGCTCTCTGGCCTTCCACGTCGTGTTTGCACTGCTGAACGCCTTCCAG